The Kitasatospora setae KM-6054 genome contains a region encoding:
- a CDS encoding RNA degradosome polyphosphate kinase — translation MSIPRPVSDSADPVERSSEQKPAVRSGARSGAGSRAAAGKDAGKDADKDTGKEPGREPGREPGKGARPRPVPVRASKAKAAEPKAAEPKPEPRSEPKSGAEPPRAATALPAAVSAAFAAGTLSPVAGGADEEELPQGRFLDRERSWLAFNERVLELAEDPNIPLLERAKFLAIFASNLDEFFMVRVAGLKRRIATGVAQRSASGLQPREVLDQIWRRSRELMARHAATFQQEVLPDLAAEGVELVRWPDLAETEQARLHTLFRQQIFPVLTPLAVDPAHPFPYISGLSLNLAVVVRNPVSGHKHFARVKVPQSLSRFLEASPQRYVPLEDVMGAHLEELFPGMEVLAHHAFRVTRNEDLEVEEDDTENILKALEKELMRRRFGPPVRLEVEESIDPYILDLLVRELNITEAEVFPLPGPLDLTGLFGIADLDRPELKYPKFVAGTARGLTDVESATLPDIFGAMRERDVLLHHPYDSFSTSVQAFLEQAAADPHVLAIKQTLYRTSGDSPIVDALIDAAESGKQVLVLVEIKARFDEQANIKWARKLEESGCHVVYGLVGLKTHCKLSLVVRQEGDTLRRYSHVGTGNYHPKTARLYEDLGLLTADPQVGADLSDLFNRLSGYSRRESYRRLLTAPRGLRDGLVARINGEIAHHRAGRPAFVRIKVNSIVDEVVIDALYRASQAGVPVDVWVRGICAIRPGVPGLSENIRVRSILGRFLEHSRLFVFGNGGDPEVWIGSADMMHRNLDRRIEALVRVTDPAHRSELNGLLELGVSDETDSWHLGADGTWTRHSQDAEGRPLRHVQDLLIDSRRRNRGSAAAR, via the coding sequence ATGAGCATCCCCCGCCCCGTCTCCGACTCGGCCGACCCGGTCGAGCGCAGCAGTGAGCAGAAGCCGGCCGTCCGTTCGGGCGCGAGGTCCGGCGCCGGTTCCCGGGCCGCCGCCGGCAAGGACGCCGGCAAGGACGCCGACAAGGACACCGGCAAGGAGCCCGGCCGGGAGCCCGGCCGGGAGCCCGGCAAGGGCGCGCGGCCGCGTCCGGTGCCGGTCCGCGCGAGCAAGGCCAAGGCGGCCGAGCCCAAGGCGGCCGAGCCCAAGCCCGAGCCGAGGAGCGAGCCGAAGTCCGGGGCCGAGCCGCCGCGCGCCGCGACGGCGCTGCCCGCCGCGGTGTCGGCGGCGTTCGCCGCGGGCACGCTGAGCCCGGTGGCCGGCGGCGCGGACGAGGAGGAGCTGCCGCAGGGCCGCTTCCTGGACCGCGAGCGCAGCTGGCTGGCGTTCAACGAGCGGGTGCTGGAGCTCGCCGAGGACCCGAACATCCCGCTGCTGGAGCGGGCGAAGTTCCTGGCGATCTTCGCGTCCAACCTGGACGAGTTCTTCATGGTGCGGGTGGCCGGCCTCAAGCGCCGGATCGCCACCGGGGTGGCCCAGCGCTCGGCGTCCGGCCTGCAGCCGCGCGAGGTGCTGGACCAGATATGGCGCCGTTCGCGCGAGCTGATGGCCCGGCACGCGGCGACCTTCCAGCAGGAGGTGCTGCCCGACCTGGCGGCCGAGGGCGTCGAGCTGGTGCGCTGGCCCGACCTCGCGGAGACCGAGCAGGCCCGGCTGCACACGCTGTTCCGGCAGCAGATCTTCCCCGTCCTGACGCCGCTGGCGGTCGACCCGGCGCACCCGTTCCCGTACATATCGGGGCTGTCGCTGAACCTGGCGGTGGTGGTGCGCAACCCGGTGTCCGGGCACAAGCACTTCGCCCGGGTGAAGGTGCCGCAGTCGCTGTCCCGGTTCCTGGAGGCGTCGCCGCAGCGGTACGTGCCGCTGGAGGACGTGATGGGGGCGCACCTGGAGGAGCTGTTCCCGGGGATGGAGGTGCTCGCCCACCACGCGTTCCGGGTCACCCGCAACGAGGACCTGGAGGTGGAGGAGGACGACACCGAGAACATCCTGAAGGCGCTGGAGAAGGAGCTGATGCGGCGCCGCTTCGGCCCGCCGGTGCGCCTGGAGGTCGAGGAGTCGATCGACCCGTACATCCTGGACCTGCTGGTGCGGGAGCTGAACATCACCGAGGCCGAGGTCTTCCCGCTGCCCGGGCCGCTGGACCTGACCGGGCTGTTCGGGATCGCCGACCTGGACCGGCCGGAGCTGAAGTACCCGAAGTTCGTGGCGGGCACCGCGCGCGGGCTGACCGACGTGGAGTCGGCGACGCTGCCGGACATCTTCGGCGCGATGCGCGAGCGGGACGTGCTGCTGCACCACCCGTACGACTCGTTCTCCACCTCGGTGCAGGCGTTCCTGGAGCAGGCCGCCGCCGACCCGCACGTGCTGGCGATCAAGCAGACGCTGTACCGCACCTCCGGCGACTCGCCGATCGTGGACGCGCTGATCGACGCGGCGGAGTCCGGCAAGCAGGTGCTGGTGCTGGTGGAGATCAAGGCGCGGTTCGACGAGCAGGCGAACATCAAGTGGGCCCGGAAGCTGGAGGAGTCCGGCTGCCACGTGGTGTACGGCCTGGTCGGGCTGAAGACGCACTGCAAGCTGTCGCTGGTGGTCCGCCAGGAGGGCGACACGCTGCGCCGGTACTCGCACGTCGGCACCGGCAACTACCACCCGAAGACCGCCCGGCTGTACGAGGACCTCGGCCTGCTGACCGCGGACCCGCAGGTCGGCGCCGACCTGAGCGACCTGTTCAACCGGCTGTCGGGCTACTCGCGCCGCGAGTCGTACCGGCGGCTGCTGACCGCGCCGCGCGGGCTGCGGGACGGGCTGGTGGCGCGGATCAACGGGGAGATCGCGCACCACCGGGCCGGGCGCCCGGCGTTCGTCCGGATCAAGGTCAACTCGATCGTCGACGAGGTGGTCATCGACGCGCTGTACCGGGCCTCGCAGGCCGGCGTGCCGGTCGACGTGTGGGTGCGCGGCATCTGCGCGATCCGGCCGGGCGTGCCGGGGCTGAGCGAGAACATCCGGGTCCGGTCGATCCTCGGCCGGTTCCTGGAGCACTCCCGGCTGTTCGTGTTCGGCAACGGCGGCGACCCGGAGGTGTGGATCGGCAGCGCCGACATGATGCACCGCAACCTGGACCGCCGGATCGAGGCGCTGGTCCGGGTCACCGACCCGGCCCACCGCTCCGAGCTGAACGGGCTGCTGGAACTCGGCGTCTCCGACGAGACCGACTCCTGGCACCTGGGCGCCGACGGCACCTGGACCCGCCACTCGCAGGACGCCGAGGGCCGGCCGCTGCGCCACGTCCAGGACCTGCTGATCGACTCGCGCCGCCGCAACCGCGGCTCCGCCGCCGCGCGCTGA
- a CDS encoding NUDIX hydrolase: MPDRSSPPDRVQARSGGSRPGRRPAAGSRSTVLAAGAVLWVPGPPKKSGKGRKKPRIALVHRPKYDDWSLPKGKLDPGEGWRAAALREVLEETGMRCVLGAELPTQHYLAHGRPKEVRYWAAVPTDGAFRPNREVDRLEWLPPKRARERLTHPRDRVLVDALLALLFG, encoded by the coding sequence ATGCCCGATCGCTCCTCCCCGCCCGACCGCGTCCAGGCCCGGTCGGGCGGTTCCCGTCCGGGCCGCCGCCCGGCGGCGGGCTCCCGTTCGACGGTGCTGGCGGCGGGCGCGGTGCTGTGGGTGCCGGGCCCGCCGAAGAAGAGCGGCAAGGGCCGGAAGAAGCCGCGGATCGCGCTGGTGCACCGCCCCAAGTACGACGACTGGAGCCTGCCGAAGGGCAAGCTCGACCCGGGCGAGGGCTGGCGGGCGGCCGCGCTGCGCGAGGTGCTGGAGGAGACCGGGATGCGCTGCGTGCTGGGCGCGGAGCTGCCGACCCAGCACTACCTGGCGCACGGCCGGCCGAAGGAGGTCCGGTACTGGGCGGCGGTGCCGACGGACGGCGCGTTCCGGCCCAACCGGGAGGTCGACCGGCTGGAGTGGCTGCCGCCGAAGCGGGCCCGGGAACGGCTGACCCACCCGCGGGACCGGGTGCTGGTGGACGCCCTGCTGGCCCTGCTGTTCGGCTGA
- a CDS encoding alpha/beta hydrolase: MDIKTLQDGRYDGMFAAADAYDRIGSAFADHSSTWNNGVQGRARNSGWTGQAADKADASLSETGIKVQAAAGELCSIAPVLREGAEAFMLAQNKLAALLTDAKADGYQVGADGSVSWQPATPTAPDQGITIDQMFQQQAREMQATAYGMQIEQVLKEAEHADQVISERLRALTDDARTGKGLTRIAGGLNAMRNLRKEDLVDSAIPKQGSSPTQVNAWWKGLPPEEQQRLLQNHPQQIGNLDGIPSPVRDQANRANLDRTISQLENRGQLSAAEQEQLTGFRAIKQRVASEDEAHRKMPESNPQPYLLAIDTVGQGRAAISFGNPDTATDVVSYVPGLGTKIGGAGGGDADRAKDLWTASKAADPSKDVASITWIGYDAPQLEGATLDSLAVAGTERAERGGASYQTFVQGLRATHEGEPAHMTALGHSYGSFTVGQAAQRPGGLPVDDIILVGSPGTGAQRADQLGIDPKHVWVGAAENDPVTHLPSGAESTGMGVGGYIGAAAGAGFGPLGLITGAVVGGGGGYGVGHLVDEHELWFGQDPASREFGGNRFAVEPGPELSADSHSDYWDFRDERQKKDPSASLANMAEIVTGNGGNATKQSPR; the protein is encoded by the coding sequence ATGGACATCAAGACTCTGCAGGACGGCCGCTACGACGGGATGTTCGCGGCCGCGGACGCGTACGACCGGATCGGCAGCGCCTTCGCCGACCACTCCAGCACCTGGAACAACGGCGTCCAGGGCCGGGCCCGCAATTCCGGCTGGACCGGCCAGGCCGCCGACAAGGCGGACGCCTCGCTGAGCGAGACCGGCATCAAGGTGCAGGCGGCGGCCGGCGAACTGTGCAGCATCGCCCCGGTCCTGCGCGAGGGCGCCGAAGCCTTCATGCTCGCCCAGAACAAGCTCGCCGCCCTCCTCACGGACGCCAAGGCCGACGGCTACCAGGTCGGCGCGGACGGCTCGGTCTCCTGGCAGCCGGCCACGCCCACCGCGCCCGACCAGGGCATCACCATCGACCAGATGTTCCAGCAGCAGGCCCGCGAGATGCAGGCGACCGCCTACGGCATGCAGATCGAGCAGGTCCTGAAGGAGGCCGAGCACGCCGACCAGGTCATCTCCGAACGCCTGCGCGCGCTCACCGACGACGCCCGCACCGGCAAGGGACTCACCCGGATCGCGGGCGGCCTCAACGCGATGCGCAACCTCCGCAAGGAGGACCTGGTCGACTCCGCGATACCCAAGCAGGGCAGCTCCCCGACCCAGGTCAACGCCTGGTGGAAGGGCCTCCCCCCGGAGGAGCAGCAGCGCCTGCTCCAGAACCACCCCCAGCAGATCGGCAACCTCGACGGCATCCCGTCCCCGGTCCGCGACCAGGCCAACCGGGCCAACCTCGACCGCACCATCAGCCAGCTGGAGAACCGGGGCCAACTCAGCGCCGCGGAGCAGGAGCAGCTGACCGGTTTCCGGGCGATCAAGCAGCGGGTGGCCAGCGAGGACGAGGCGCACCGGAAGATGCCGGAGAGCAACCCGCAGCCCTACCTGCTCGCGATCGACACGGTCGGCCAGGGCCGGGCCGCGATCTCCTTCGGCAACCCGGACACCGCCACCGACGTGGTCTCCTACGTGCCCGGCCTCGGCACCAAGATCGGCGGTGCCGGCGGTGGCGACGCCGACCGGGCCAAGGACCTGTGGACCGCCTCGAAGGCCGCCGACCCCAGCAAGGACGTCGCCTCGATCACCTGGATCGGCTACGACGCCCCGCAACTGGAAGGGGCCACCCTGGACAGCCTCGCCGTCGCGGGCACCGAGCGGGCCGAGCGGGGCGGCGCCTCCTACCAGACCTTCGTCCAGGGCCTGCGGGCCACCCACGAGGGCGAACCCGCGCACATGACCGCCCTGGGCCACTCGTACGGCTCGTTCACCGTCGGCCAGGCCGCCCAGCGCCCCGGCGGCCTCCCCGTCGACGACATCATCCTGGTGGGCAGCCCCGGCACCGGCGCCCAGCGCGCCGACCAGCTCGGCATCGACCCCAAGCACGTCTGGGTGGGCGCCGCCGAGAACGACCCGGTCACCCACCTGCCGAGCGGAGCCGAGAGCACCGGCATGGGGGTCGGCGGGTACATCGGAGCGGCGGCCGGCGCCGGTTTCGGACCGCTCGGATTGATCACCGGGGCGGTCGTCGGCGGTGGCGGGGGCTACGGCGTCGGACACCTCGTGGACGAGCACGAGCTGTGGTTCGGCCAGGACCCGGCGAGCCGTGAGTTCGGCGGCAACCGCTTCGCCGTCGAACCCGGGCCCGAGCTGAGCGCCGACTCGCACTCCGACTACTGGGACTTCCGCGACGAGAGGCAGAAGAAGGACCCCAGTGCCTCCCTGGCCAACATGGCCGAGATCGTCACCGGCAACGGTGGCAACGCGACCAAGCAGAGCCCTCGTTGA
- a CDS encoding CHAD domain-containing protein: MTDAPTTAPVARAATAGEVLAGYLTAQAGAFLRALPQAVGEAGSRPGALPASAQAADDLLRAVRRVGGALHTFAAAFDPQWAQESRTELRWLLNLLAQEPGYQRRATRLLGALDSLADTSPDGAGMLAGHAGAPKARALLERQLTLARTRAHTALLQELRSARLHALADRMTLLAGEVPLAAPAEPAAALLPRAAAALAALVGAGERLPWQRSAQAYGGAGLHRLGPAEPAAPAGAPAAVPPARTAADADAALAADDAPWLRARILVKRARYALEVCGAPGEGLRELDGVLARHQEASDAAATVATAARTPRITPATAYVLGVVHADQRLEVESARYAFGRQWPAVAPGLVGPAAVLPA, translated from the coding sequence ATGACCGATGCGCCGACGACGGCCCCGGTGGCGCGCGCCGCGACCGCCGGGGAGGTCCTTGCCGGCTACCTGACCGCCCAGGCGGGCGCGTTCCTGCGCGCCCTGCCGCAGGCGGTCGGCGAGGCGGGCTCCAGACCGGGGGCGCTGCCGGCCTCGGCGCAGGCTGCGGACGACCTGCTGCGGGCGGTGCGCCGGGTCGGCGGGGCGCTGCACACCTTCGCCGCCGCGTTCGACCCGCAGTGGGCCCAGGAGTCGCGCACCGAGCTGCGCTGGCTGCTCAACCTGCTCGCCCAGGAGCCGGGCTACCAGCGGCGGGCGACCCGGCTGCTGGGCGCGCTCGACTCGCTGGCCGACACCTCGCCGGACGGCGCCGGCATGCTGGCCGGCCACGCGGGCGCGCCGAAGGCCCGGGCGCTGCTGGAGCGCCAGCTGACGCTGGCCCGGACCAGGGCGCACACCGCGCTGCTCCAGGAACTGCGCTCGGCCCGGCTGCACGCGCTGGCCGACCGGATGACGCTGCTGGCGGGCGAGGTGCCGCTGGCCGCCCCGGCCGAGCCGGCCGCGGCGCTGCTGCCGCGGGCCGCCGCGGCGCTGGCCGCGCTGGTGGGCGCGGGCGAGCGGCTGCCGTGGCAGCGCTCGGCGCAGGCGTACGGCGGGGCGGGGCTGCACCGGCTGGGCCCGGCCGAGCCCGCGGCACCGGCCGGGGCGCCGGCCGCGGTGCCGCCCGCCCGGACGGCGGCGGACGCGGACGCGGCGCTGGCGGCGGACGACGCGCCGTGGCTGCGGGCCCGGATCCTGGTGAAGCGGGCCAGGTACGCGCTGGAGGTGTGCGGGGCGCCGGGCGAGGGCCTGCGCGAGCTGGACGGGGTGCTGGCCCGGCACCAGGAGGCTTCGGACGCGGCGGCGACGGTGGCGACGGCGGCCCGCACGCCGCGGATCACCCCCGCGACGGCGTACGTGCTGGGCGTGGTGCACGCGGACCAGCGCTTGGAGGTCGAGTCGGCCCGGTACGCTTTCGGGCGCCAGTGGCCGGCGGTGGCGCCCGGGCTGGTCGGTCCGGCGGCGGTGCTGCCGGCCTGA
- the mshD gene encoding mycothiol synthase, with product MRTSENTSGAGRIERIEALAPEQAGAVRELLAAAAGADGREAVSEAGRLRVRPDSPRAGVRHLVQSVDGAVVGYAQLEGERPGTVELTVAPAERGRGLGGALVDAVLAEGAGGLDFWAHGGLPAARHLAERHGAVLVRELRQMRRTAAAPDAVPLPAGVELRTFEPGRDEAAWLALNALAFAHHPEQGSWTERDLAERIAEPWFDPKGFFLAERDGRLVGFHWTKVQPDGLGEVYVVGVDPAEQGNGLGKALTAAGLRHLILERGLPTVMLYVDADNAAAVRVYERLGFAVHEVDLMYRWAPSGER from the coding sequence ATGCGGACTTCTGAGAACACGTCAGGTGCGGGCCGGATCGAGCGGATCGAGGCGCTGGCGCCCGAGCAGGCGGGGGCGGTGCGCGAGTTGCTCGCCGCGGCGGCCGGGGCGGACGGGCGGGAGGCGGTGTCGGAGGCCGGGCGGCTGCGGGTGCGGCCGGACAGCCCGCGGGCGGGGGTGCGGCACCTGGTGCAGTCGGTGGACGGCGCGGTGGTCGGCTACGCGCAGCTGGAGGGCGAGCGGCCGGGCACGGTGGAGCTGACGGTCGCCCCGGCCGAGCGCGGCCGGGGCCTGGGCGGCGCGCTGGTGGACGCGGTGCTGGCCGAGGGCGCGGGCGGGCTGGACTTCTGGGCGCACGGCGGACTGCCGGCCGCCCGGCACCTGGCCGAGCGGCACGGCGCGGTGCTGGTGCGCGAGCTGCGGCAGATGCGGCGCACCGCGGCGGCGCCGGACGCGGTGCCGCTGCCCGCCGGCGTCGAGCTGCGGACCTTCGAGCCGGGCCGGGACGAGGCGGCCTGGCTGGCGCTGAACGCGCTGGCGTTCGCGCACCACCCGGAGCAGGGCTCCTGGACGGAGCGCGACCTGGCGGAGCGGATCGCCGAGCCCTGGTTCGACCCGAAGGGCTTCTTCCTCGCGGAGCGGGACGGCCGGCTGGTGGGCTTCCACTGGACGAAGGTCCAGCCGGACGGCCTCGGCGAGGTGTACGTGGTGGGGGTGGATCCGGCCGAACAGGGTAATGGCCTGGGGAAGGCGCTGACGGCGGCGGGCCTGCGGCACCTGATCCTGGAACGCGGCCTGCCGACGGTGATGCTGTACGTGGACGCGGACAACGCCGCGGCCGTCCGGGTGTACGAGCGGCTCGGTTTCGCGGTCCACGAGGTCGACCTGATGTACCGCTGGGCGCCGTCCGGGGAGCGCTGA
- the pstS gene encoding phosphate ABC transporter substrate-binding protein PstS, whose protein sequence is MNLRNGRSKALAIGAVALVSTLSLSACGTDDNTTKTNAGTSASGGAAPAAKITCADKGGSLLAAGSTAQTPAIDVWKAAYSAACSSATLTYGGGGSGAGVTQFNQGKIAFAGTDSALKPAEVETSKTVCTGGQAIDLPMVGGLISIVFNVEGVDKLVLDGPTLAKIFDAQITKWNDPAIAALNAGVNLPAADIQAIHRSDDSGTTANLTGYLAKAGGGAWKYPASKTWAGQGGQSANGSAGVAAQVKQVKNSVSYVELSYAQTNKLNSAAINTGAAKPVEATAANAAATLAAAKITGTGADLTLDIDYATKAEGNYPLTLVTYEVVCDKGNKADSLPILKSFLNYTVSEAGQQAIGAVGYVPLPAQLAAKVKTQVDALA, encoded by the coding sequence GTGAACCTGCGGAACGGCCGCTCCAAGGCCCTCGCCATCGGTGCCGTCGCGCTCGTCTCCACGCTGTCGCTCTCGGCTTGCGGCACGGACGACAACACCACGAAGACCAACGCCGGCACCTCGGCGTCGGGTGGCGCCGCTCCTGCTGCCAAGATCACCTGCGCCGACAAGGGCGGCTCGCTGCTGGCCGCGGGTTCCACCGCCCAGACCCCGGCGATCGACGTCTGGAAGGCCGCCTACAGCGCCGCCTGCTCCAGCGCCACCCTGACCTACGGCGGCGGCGGTTCCGGTGCCGGTGTCACCCAGTTCAACCAGGGCAAGATCGCCTTCGCGGGCACCGACTCGGCCCTCAAGCCGGCCGAGGTCGAGACCTCGAAGACCGTCTGCACCGGTGGCCAGGCGATCGACCTCCCGATGGTCGGCGGCCTGATCTCGATCGTCTTCAACGTCGAGGGTGTCGACAAGCTGGTCCTGGACGGCCCGACCCTGGCGAAGATCTTCGACGCGCAGATCACCAAGTGGAACGACCCGGCGATCGCCGCCCTGAACGCGGGCGTCAACCTGCCGGCCGCCGACATCCAGGCGATCCACCGCTCGGACGACTCCGGCACCACCGCCAACCTGACCGGCTACCTGGCCAAGGCCGGCGGCGGCGCCTGGAAGTACCCGGCCTCGAAGACCTGGGCGGGCCAGGGCGGCCAGTCCGCGAACGGCTCCGCCGGTGTCGCGGCCCAGGTGAAGCAGGTCAAGAACTCGGTCTCCTACGTCGAGCTCTCCTACGCCCAGACCAACAAGCTGAACAGCGCCGCGATCAACACCGGTGCCGCCAAGCCGGTCGAGGCCACCGCCGCCAACGCCGCCGCGACCCTGGCCGCCGCCAAGATCACCGGCACCGGCGCCGACCTGACCCTGGACATCGACTACGCGACCAAGGCCGAGGGCAACTACCCGCTGACCCTGGTCACCTACGAGGTCGTCTGCGACAAGGGCAACAAGGCCGACAGCCTGCCGATCCTCAAGTCCTTCCTGAACTACACCGTCAGCGAGGCCGGCCAGCAGGCCATCGGCGCGGTCGGCTACGTGCCGCTGCCGGCCCAGCTCGCGGCCAAGGTCAAGACCCAGGTCGACGCCCTCGCCTGA
- a CDS encoding NAD(P)/FAD-dependent oxidoreductase, protein MIIGGGCAGLSAALRLQQLLRARLRDRRVELTIVEPQPYLTFQPLLAEVAAGSIDPRHVVVPLRAALPDCRVLTARVTRIDHATRTAWVDAAPRGELRLPTEVRYDVLVMAPGSVSRTAPVPGLAEHGMGFATVGEAVALRNHVLEQLDLASSTRDPELRHAALTFVFVGAGYAGVGALAELEDMARTATKGYHNLDPDDLRWILVEAKDRILGEETPELATHTLAELRERNIDVRLSTTLESATDRLMLLSDGSRFAARTLVWTAGIRPAPVLSLTDLPLDGAGRITCLPTLRIAAPDGTPLPDAWAAGDCASVPDLTGEPCAPNAQHALAQARLLAENLAAELAGQPLADYRPDQPACSTSLGLRRAVAHTRRGTRLTGRRAWWLHRARQLRRLPTRERRIRVLTDWLFGGLFQREIVSLGTIEHPRAEFESGFTSGPGT, encoded by the coding sequence CTGATCATCGGCGGCGGCTGCGCCGGACTGAGCGCCGCGCTGCGTCTCCAGCAGTTGCTGCGCGCCCGGTTGAGGGACCGCCGGGTCGAGCTGACGATCGTCGAGCCGCAGCCCTACCTGACGTTCCAGCCGCTGCTGGCCGAGGTCGCGGCCGGTTCCATCGACCCGCGCCACGTCGTCGTGCCGCTGCGCGCCGCGCTCCCCGACTGCCGGGTGCTCACCGCCCGGGTCACCCGGATCGACCACGCCACCCGCACCGCCTGGGTGGACGCGGCGCCGCGCGGCGAACTCCGACTGCCCACCGAAGTCCGGTACGACGTCCTGGTGATGGCCCCCGGCTCGGTCTCCCGGACCGCCCCCGTGCCGGGCTTGGCCGAGCACGGCATGGGCTTCGCGACCGTCGGCGAGGCGGTCGCCCTGCGCAACCACGTGCTGGAGCAGCTCGACCTGGCCTCCTCCACCCGCGACCCCGAACTCCGGCACGCCGCACTGACGTTCGTCTTCGTCGGGGCCGGCTACGCAGGTGTCGGCGCGCTCGCCGAACTGGAGGACATGGCCCGCACCGCCACCAAGGGGTACCACAACCTCGACCCGGACGACCTGCGCTGGATCCTGGTCGAGGCGAAGGACCGCATCCTCGGCGAGGAGACCCCCGAACTCGCCACCCACACCCTCGCCGAACTGCGCGAACGCAACATCGACGTCCGGCTCTCCACCACTCTGGAGTCCGCCACCGACCGGCTGATGCTGCTCTCCGACGGCAGCCGCTTCGCCGCCCGCACCCTGGTCTGGACGGCCGGCATCCGCCCCGCGCCCGTCCTCTCGCTCACCGACCTCCCGCTCGACGGCGCCGGCCGGATCACCTGTCTCCCCACCCTGCGGATCGCCGCCCCCGACGGCACCCCGCTGCCCGACGCCTGGGCCGCCGGGGACTGCGCCTCCGTCCCCGACCTCACCGGCGAACCCTGCGCCCCGAACGCCCAACACGCCCTGGCCCAGGCCAGACTGCTCGCCGAGAACCTGGCCGCCGAACTGGCCGGCCAGCCCCTCGCCGACTACCGCCCCGACCAGCCCGCCTGCTCCACCTCGCTCGGCCTGCGCCGCGCCGTCGCCCACACCCGCCGCGGCACCCGGCTCACCGGCCGCCGCGCCTGGTGGCTGCACCGCGCCCGCCAGTTGCGCCGGCTGCCGACCCGGGAGCGCCGGATCCGGGTGCTGACGGACTGGCTGTTCGGCGGCCTCTTCCAGCGCGAGATCGTCTCGCTGGGCACCATCGAGCACCCTCGGGCCGAGTTCGAGTCGGGCTTCACCAGCGGCCCCGGTACCTGA
- a CDS encoding WXG100 family type VII secretion target — MGRQPIETGGGGGGSGFAVSPDELEQSGRTARQTAETIPGETTAVLAASDQAEGGLRGWRTGIELNACTDEWRRVLDELSREMDSQGDKLIQTAANYRKGEEGANQGLVPTDSNVRALSGPSLASAGAGAPGRATPVGERLLRGAFDGPQVTTQPHLLTPDEAARVPGPFDGPQVTTKPYLIPPGESDRFRRAFDPPAPNPVPVVPDGFGTGAPYKLPPEQSERFRDAFDPAPAPAPEPEFEIHHVEQPADPRAFYFDRNARGL; from the coding sequence ATGGGGCGACAGCCGATCGAAACGGGGGGCGGCGGGGGCGGCAGCGGTTTCGCCGTCTCCCCGGACGAGTTGGAGCAGTCCGGCCGGACGGCGCGGCAGACTGCGGAGACGATTCCCGGTGAGACCACGGCCGTTCTGGCTGCCTCCGACCAGGCCGAGGGCGGCCTGCGGGGTTGGCGGACCGGGATCGAGCTGAACGCCTGCACGGACGAGTGGCGGCGGGTGCTGGACGAGCTCTCCCGGGAGATGGACTCCCAGGGCGACAAGCTGATCCAGACCGCGGCGAACTACCGCAAGGGCGAGGAGGGCGCGAACCAGGGCCTGGTCCCGACCGACTCCAACGTGCGCGCCCTCAGCGGCCCGTCCCTCGCCAGCGCGGGCGCGGGTGCTCCGGGCCGGGCGACCCCGGTCGGAGAGCGGCTGCTGCGCGGCGCCTTCGACGGCCCGCAGGTCACGACCCAGCCGCACCTGCTCACCCCGGACGAGGCGGCGCGCGTCCCGGGCCCGTTCGACGGCCCGCAGGTCACCACCAAGCCGTACCTGATCCCGCCGGGCGAGTCCGACCGCTTCCGCCGCGCCTTCGACCCGCCCGCCCCGAACCCCGTCCCGGTCGTCCCCGACGGCTTCGGCACCGGCGCGCCCTACAAGCTCCCGCCCGAGCAGTCCGAGCGCTTCCGCGACGCCTTCGACCCCGCGCCCGCGCCCGCGCCCGAGCCCGAGTTCGAGATCCACCACGTGGAACAGCCCGCCGACCCGCGCGCGTTCTACTTCGACCGCAACGCCCGGGGCCTGTGA
- a CDS encoding TetR/AcrR family transcriptional regulator, producing MAEQDQLAGRAPATGFGRTAVDVVPEQRGPDGRERYAFPSGEQQAEGGRGANSRLRVDARRNLESVLRAAREVFGELGYGAPMEEVARRAGVGVGTVYRRFPSKEVLVQRIAAEEVSWLTAQARESLYGGLTGPWDALAGFLQRAAASGAGRLLPPEAFRYAEEIGRVPEQRGTELRAFGGAPVAEGEQGADPRLLLQLLAALVARAGAAGELRPGVSVADVVLVLTAAVPVHASAAVPVREGDPEGGAGHRLLQILLQGLRAA from the coding sequence ATGGCTGAGCAGGATCAACTGGCGGGGCGGGCCCCGGCTACGGGGTTCGGGAGGACCGCGGTGGACGTGGTGCCGGAGCAGCGCGGCCCCGACGGGCGGGAGCGGTACGCCTTCCCGTCCGGGGAGCAGCAGGCCGAGGGCGGCCGCGGCGCGAACTCGCGCCTGCGGGTGGACGCCCGGCGGAACCTGGAGAGCGTGCTGCGGGCCGCCCGCGAGGTCTTCGGCGAACTCGGTTACGGCGCGCCGATGGAGGAGGTCGCCCGGCGGGCCGGGGTCGGCGTCGGCACCGTGTACCGGCGCTTCCCGAGCAAGGAGGTGCTGGTCCAGCGGATCGCCGCCGAGGAGGTGTCCTGGCTGACCGCGCAGGCCCGGGAGTCGCTGTACGGCGGGCTGACCGGCCCGTGGGACGCGCTGGCGGGCTTCCTGCAGCGGGCGGCGGCCTCGGGCGCCGGGCGGCTGCTGCCGCCGGAGGCGTTCCGGTACGCCGAGGAGATCGGCCGGGTGCCCGAGCAGCGCGGCACCGAGCTGCGGGCGTTCGGCGGCGCGCCGGTGGCCGAGGGCGAGCAGGGCGCCGACCCGCGGCTGCTGCTGCAACTGCTGGCGGCCCTGGTGGCCCGGGCGGGCGCGGCCGGCGAGCTGCGCCCCGGGGTGTCGGTGGCCGACGTGGTGCTGGTGCTGACCGCGGCGGTGCCGGTGCACGCCTCGGCGGCCGTCCCGGTGCGCGAGGGCGACCCCGAGGGCGGGGCGGGGCACCGGCTGCTGCAGATCCTGTTGCAGGGGCTGCGCGCGGCCTGA